A window of the Bacteroidetes bacterium SB0662_bin_6 genome harbors these coding sequences:
- a CDS encoding phosphoribosylformylglycinamidine cyclo-ligase, translating to MTTYRDAGVDIDAGEEALRRIKPLVRETFTRGVAADIGAFGAFFELGDGYDRPLLVSSVDGVGTKLKVAFRTGRHDTVGQDLVNHCVNDIAVCGARPLFFLDYFSTGKLDPDVAEDVVRGMAIACKENECALIGGETAEMPGLYGEGEYDLAGAIVGVVEKAQIVDGSAIEAGDVLLGLPSTGLHTNGYSLARAVLFSHFDPGDRPEELGGASVGEALLAVHRSYLRPIRALLEQGMGRGFVHVTGGGIPGNTPRIIPDGLTFDIDYDAWERPPLFRLIQDLGNVPEDDLRRTFNLGMGLLAVVPASEADRAMRILENLREQPRKIGEIRAC from the coding sequence ATGACTACGTATCGCGATGCCGGGGTAGACATCGACGCAGGCGAAGAAGCCTTGCGCCGTATCAAGCCGCTTGTGCGGGAGACCTTCACGAGGGGGGTAGCCGCGGATATCGGCGCCTTCGGCGCCTTCTTCGAACTGGGTGACGGGTATGACCGCCCCCTGCTTGTCTCCTCGGTGGACGGGGTCGGCACGAAACTCAAGGTAGCGTTCCGTACGGGACGCCACGACACCGTGGGCCAGGATCTGGTCAACCACTGCGTAAACGATATTGCCGTGTGCGGCGCCCGCCCGCTGTTTTTTCTGGATTATTTCTCGACGGGGAAGCTCGATCCGGATGTGGCCGAAGACGTGGTTCGGGGCATGGCGATCGCATGCAAGGAGAACGAATGCGCGCTGATCGGGGGGGAGACGGCGGAGATGCCGGGTCTTTACGGCGAGGGCGAGTACGATCTCGCCGGGGCTATCGTGGGCGTGGTGGAAAAGGCGCAGATCGTCGACGGATCGGCCATCGAGGCGGGGGATGTACTACTGGGCCTGCCCTCGACCGGTTTGCACACGAACGGCTATTCGCTGGCCCGCGCCGTGTTGTTTTCGCACTTCGATCCCGGGGATCGTCCGGAGGAACTGGGCGGGGCGAGCGTCGGCGAGGCGCTGCTTGCCGTACACCGGTCCTACCTCAGACCCATCCGCGCCCTGCTCGAACAGGGTATGGGCAGGGGCTTCGTACACGTTACGGGGGGTGGCATTCCCGGCAATACCCCGCGCATCATCCCGGACGGCCTGACCTTCGACATCGACTACGACGCCTGGGAGCGCCCGCCTCTTTTCCGGTTGATTCAGGATCTTGGCAACGTCCCGGAAGACGATCTGCGGCGCACGTTCAATCTGGGCATGGGACTGCTTGCTGTCGTGCCGGCAAGCGAGGCGGATCGCGCCATGCGCATTCTCGAGAACCTCCGCGAACAACCCCGGAAGATCGGGGAGATTAGGGCCTGTTAG
- a CDS encoding phytoene synthase, giving the protein MPVSSPDIQSDIQDPLPMPFYFDGWNRRQLPHAQALWDFHQALTCPTVLLSLPSAVPSGSPSGAFFDEESDRIMVGKLLRVVPETVTKQALAACEAEKLPRALLAEQVSAARVWAGPARFPDDRAVNGFMDQWVCPHARLLAHLAGISGSWQRSYVDELAQGFFWTGRLMALKRDVSEGRFFIPETDLAQHGVSHEQLLEGRVDESMKRLLWKQTIRAKNAFALAEPLALELPRRKAGAFKRWWLGALEVLHEIRRREYDVWARPVVLSGRSRMQVRIQARFGRTTFRSRG; this is encoded by the coding sequence TTGCCGGTTTCTTCGCCCGATATCCAGTCCGATATTCAGGACCCCCTTCCCATGCCATTCTACTTCGATGGCTGGAACCGGAGGCAACTTCCGCATGCCCAGGCGCTGTGGGATTTTCACCAGGCGCTCACATGCCCTACCGTGTTGCTTTCTCTGCCGTCCGCTGTACCGTCCGGCTCCCCTTCCGGCGCTTTTTTCGACGAGGAAAGCGATCGTATTATGGTCGGAAAACTGCTCCGTGTCGTCCCGGAAACGGTGACGAAGCAGGCGCTTGCCGCATGCGAGGCGGAGAAATTGCCCCGCGCATTGCTGGCCGAGCAGGTATCGGCAGCCCGGGTATGGGCGGGGCCTGCGCGCTTTCCGGACGATCGCGCGGTCAACGGGTTCATGGATCAATGGGTTTGCCCGCATGCCCGTTTGCTCGCCCACCTTGCAGGTATTTCCGGGTCGTGGCAACGCAGCTACGTGGATGAATTGGCCCAGGGATTTTTCTGGACGGGCCGTCTTATGGCTCTGAAACGAGATGTGTCCGAAGGGCGTTTTTTCATTCCCGAGACGGATCTTGCCCAGCACGGTGTTTCGCACGAGCAACTGCTTGAGGGACGGGTGGACGAGTCCATGAAACGGCTTTTGTGGAAACAAACTATTCGGGCCAAGAACGCCTTTGCGCTGGCCGAGCCCCTTGCCCTTGAATTGCCGCGCCGCAAGGCAGGCGCGTTCAAGCGGTGGTGGCTCGGCGCGCTGGAAGTTCTGCACGAAATCCGCCGTCGTGAGTACGATGTATGGGCCAGACCTGTTGTGCTTTCGGGCCGGAGCCGCATGCAGGTCCGCATTCAGGCGAGATTCGGACGCACGACCTTCCGTTCACGCGGATAA
- the thrC gene encoding threonine synthase gives MAIPYRSTRSTTDTESISFGEALLRGLAPDGGLYVPQNPPRISFAHIFEGDTLPDMACRVFAGWIGDEVSAPDQERIVRDALDFPAPLVPLAPTGGGPWSDTFVLELFHGPTLSFKDFGARTMARWMGYFLARRGERATILVATSGDTGSAVADGFAGQERIRVVLLYPKDKVSPVQEQQLIAARPGVQALRVAGDFDDCQRMAKEAFVHPAFAGAGLSSANSINIGRLLPQMMYYVLAASRFPAENPWFCVPSGNLGNLTGGVLAHLSGLPVAGFLAAHNANDFFPRFLSGEDAGFAPTIRTLSNAMDVGAPSNFERLQALLDRPAMQRLIRAERVLDEDTVASMQRVYEATGYVADPHTAVGLEAVRRQRALGALQGPVVVLATAHPAKFPETVHAALDFEPDVPERLAAIGAQGAAVEEILPSMEALRPYLVA, from the coding sequence ATGGCGATTCCTTACCGCAGCACGCGCAGTACGACAGATACGGAAAGCATATCGTTCGGGGAAGCGCTCTTGCGAGGTCTGGCGCCCGACGGGGGCTTGTATGTGCCCCAAAATCCGCCTCGCATATCTTTTGCACACATCTTCGAGGGAGATACGCTCCCCGACATGGCCTGCAGGGTGTTCGCAGGCTGGATCGGCGACGAAGTTTCCGCTCCCGATCAGGAACGCATTGTCCGGGATGCACTCGATTTCCCGGCGCCTCTTGTGCCGCTCGCCCCGACAGGAGGCGGACCATGGAGTGATACCTTCGTGCTGGAACTGTTTCATGGTCCCACGCTCTCCTTCAAGGATTTCGGGGCGCGGACCATGGCCCGCTGGATGGGCTATTTTCTGGCGCGGCGCGGCGAGAGAGCGACGATTCTTGTGGCTACATCGGGCGATACGGGCAGCGCCGTGGCCGACGGGTTCGCCGGGCAGGAGCGGATCCGGGTCGTACTCCTCTATCCGAAGGACAAGGTAAGCCCGGTGCAGGAACAGCAGTTGATTGCGGCAAGGCCGGGCGTACAGGCGCTCCGCGTAGCCGGGGATTTCGACGACTGCCAGCGCATGGCGAAAGAAGCGTTTGTGCATCCGGCGTTCGCCGGAGCAGGCCTTTCTTCCGCCAACTCCATCAATATCGGTCGCTTACTGCCGCAGATGATGTATTATGTGCTTGCGGCGAGCCGGTTTCCTGCTGAAAACCCATGGTTTTGCGTACCGAGCGGCAACCTCGGTAACCTGACAGGGGGAGTGCTTGCCCACTTGTCCGGCTTGCCGGTGGCGGGCTTTCTTGCGGCGCACAACGCCAACGACTTTTTCCCCCGCTTTCTCTCCGGAGAAGACGCCGGATTCGCCCCCACGATTCGAACCCTTTCCAATGCGATGGATGTCGGTGCACCCAGCAATTTCGAAAGGCTCCAGGCCTTGCTGGATCGTCCGGCCATGCAGCGATTGATACGTGCGGAGCGCGTGCTCGACGAAGATACGGTTGCGTCCATGCAGCGGGTCTATGAAGCTACCGGCTATGTGGCCGATCCGCACACTGCCGTGGGCCTCGAGGCGGTACGCCGCCAGCGCGCACTCGGCGCGCTGCAGGGGCCGGTTGTGGTACTTGCTACGGCGCATCCGGCCAAGTTTCCGGAAACGGTGCATGCTGCGCTCGATTTCGAACCCGATGTGCCCGAACGACTGGCGGCGATCGGGGCGCAGGGTGCGGCGGTCGAGGAAATCCTGCCCTCTATGGAGGCCTTGCGTCCGTATCTTGTGGCATAG
- a CDS encoding homoserine kinase, whose product MSLHPVDVFGPASLSNLGPGFDALGLCISGIGDVVRARRTEYPGIRLKHEPGAVPWEVLEDSAKNTAVIAAQGVLNLLGTDEGVELTLTKGIPLGSGIGGSAASAVAGAWAVNMLFGRPFAKEALVEAVLEAEDIASGGRHGDNALPALLGGLILVSSSDAARYRRIELPGPLHIALILPAVQVLTKQARDMLPDRVSLKDAAGNASELAFLVDAYRCGDWETVGQCMMRDRLVEPVRASLVPCYHAVRSAALEAGAFGCALTGSGPAMFALAPSADEAVSIRNAMLAASASERVEAEGVIAEVNDTGVVDMVEHSVRAQQPA is encoded by the coding sequence ATGTCGCTTCACCCTGTAGATGTTTTTGGTCCGGCTTCCTTGTCCAATCTTGGGCCGGGATTCGACGCGCTTGGCCTGTGCATTTCCGGGATCGGGGATGTGGTCCGGGCGCGCCGTACGGAATACCCGGGTATCCGGCTTAAACATGAGCCGGGCGCCGTGCCCTGGGAGGTGCTCGAAGATTCCGCAAAGAACACCGCAGTCATTGCGGCGCAGGGCGTATTGAATCTGCTTGGCACGGACGAAGGGGTCGAGCTTACGCTCACGAAAGGGATTCCGCTCGGATCCGGCATCGGCGGTTCTGCGGCCAGTGCAGTGGCCGGCGCCTGGGCCGTGAACATGCTTTTCGGAAGGCCTTTTGCAAAAGAAGCTCTTGTCGAGGCCGTACTCGAGGCCGAAGACATCGCTTCCGGCGGGCGGCATGGGGATAATGCGCTTCCCGCCTTGCTGGGGGGACTTATTCTGGTTTCGTCGAGCGATGCTGCCCGCTACAGGCGTATCGAACTGCCCGGCCCGCTTCATATTGCGCTTATTCTTCCTGCCGTGCAGGTGCTCACCAAGCAGGCCCGTGACATGTTGCCGGACCGCGTGTCCCTCAAGGACGCTGCAGGCAATGCTTCCGAACTGGCGTTTCTGGTGGATGCGTACCGGTGCGGTGATTGGGAAACCGTTGGGCAATGCATGATGCGGGATCGCCTCGTGGAGCCGGTGCGTGCTTCCCTGGTGCCTTGTTACCATGCCGTGCGGAGCGCCGCCCTCGAGGCCGGTGCATTCGGATGCGCCCTGACCGGCTCCGGACCGGCCATGTTTGCTCTTGCGCCTTCCGCGGATGAGGCCGTTTCGATACGGAACGCCATGCTGGCGGCAAGCGCATCCGAGCGTGTCGAAGCCGAAGGAGTGATAGCCGAAGTGAACGATACGGGCGTAGTCGATATGGTAGAGCACAGCGTGCGCGCGCAGCAGCCCGCATAG
- a CDS encoding glutamate synthase subunit beta: MGKITGFMEYPRELAPRRPVEERKRDYRDVYLELPVRKVKRQAARCMDCGVPFCQAGCPLGNIIPDWNDLVYQDEWEGAFERLRATNNFPEFTGRICPAPCESACVLGINEPPVTIEQIEKSISDRAWKNNWYAPRPPVERTGRKVAVVGSGPAGLAAADQLNRAGHSVTVFERDDRIGGLLRYGIPDFKLEKWIVDRRIDVMCEEGIEFITNAEVGKDYPVTALDDFCAIVLAGGATKPRDVPVPGRELTGIHFAWDYLWRQNKINEGDAMDHVEPITASGKDVIVIGGGDTGSDCVGTANRQGAKSITQFELLPIPPEDRPPHQPWPFMPMVFQTSTSHEEGVDRHWSVLTKEFCGDDGLVQELRTVNVRPKKDASGRLRFVEQPNSEHLWPADLVLLAVGYVGPEPDGVIAQLGVELDDRGNVRTDENYMSSRPGVFAAGDMRRGQSLVVWAIAEGREAARGVDVFLREEATMLPAKGGEDLPIIR, from the coding sequence ATGGGTAAAATAACGGGATTTATGGAGTATCCCCGGGAGTTGGCCCCTCGTCGCCCGGTGGAGGAACGCAAGCGGGACTACCGCGATGTGTACCTGGAGCTTCCTGTCAGAAAGGTGAAGCGGCAGGCCGCGCGTTGCATGGATTGCGGGGTGCCCTTCTGTCAGGCAGGGTGTCCGCTCGGCAACATCATTCCGGACTGGAACGATCTGGTATACCAGGATGAATGGGAAGGGGCGTTCGAGCGGTTGCGCGCGACGAACAATTTTCCGGAGTTCACGGGCAGGATATGCCCCGCTCCTTGTGAATCGGCCTGCGTGCTTGGCATCAACGAGCCGCCTGTAACGATTGAGCAGATCGAAAAAAGCATCTCGGACAGGGCCTGGAAGAACAACTGGTATGCACCGCGCCCGCCGGTGGAAAGGACGGGGCGAAAGGTGGCTGTGGTGGGATCGGGCCCCGCGGGGCTTGCCGCTGCCGACCAGCTCAATCGGGCCGGTCACTCGGTTACCGTGTTTGAACGGGACGACCGCATCGGCGGGCTCCTTCGCTATGGCATTCCGGATTTCAAGCTCGAGAAATGGATCGTGGATCGCCGGATCGACGTGATGTGTGAGGAAGGCATCGAGTTCATTACGAATGCCGAAGTGGGCAAGGATTACCCTGTGACCGCTCTCGATGATTTTTGCGCCATAGTGCTTGCCGGAGGGGCTACGAAGCCGCGCGATGTGCCGGTTCCGGGCCGGGAGTTGACCGGCATTCATTTCGCATGGGATTATCTCTGGCGGCAGAACAAGATCAATGAGGGCGACGCCATGGATCATGTGGAGCCGATCACGGCTTCCGGCAAAGACGTCATTGTGATAGGCGGCGGCGATACGGGAAGCGACTGTGTGGGTACCGCCAACAGGCAAGGGGCCAAATCCATCACGCAATTCGAGTTGCTTCCCATACCGCCCGAAGACCGCCCGCCTCATCAACCCTGGCCCTTCATGCCCATGGTTTTCCAGACGAGTACATCGCACGAAGAGGGGGTGGATCGCCATTGGAGCGTACTGACGAAGGAATTCTGCGGCGACGACGGGCTCGTGCAGGAACTGCGTACGGTGAACGTGCGGCCGAAGAAGGATGCTTCCGGGCGTCTGCGATTCGTGGAGCAGCCCAATTCCGAGCACCTGTGGCCAGCCGATCTCGTGCTTCTTGCGGTGGGCTATGTCGGGCCGGAGCCGGATGGCGTGATTGCCCAACTCGGCGTCGAGCTGGACGACCGGGGGAATGTCCGGACGGACGAGAACTACATGTCATCGCGTCCCGGCGTGTTTGCGGCGGGAGATATGCGCCGGGGGCAGTCGCTCGTGGTGTGGGCTATTGCCGAGGGGCGGGAGGCTGCCCGCGGCGTGGATGTTTTCCTGCGCGAGGAAGCGACTATGCTGCCTGCAAAGGGGGGAGAAGACCTGCCGATAATACGCTGA